TGCTGATCGGTGGCATCGTGATGTGGGTGGTGGACGTCATCTACGGCCGCCGAGAAGAGCGGGCGGCTGCCGCCGTCACCGCGACCGCCACACCGCCTCAAGACGCTGCGCACACCCCTGCCCCGGTCGATGACTCGACAGTGGCAAGCGGGCACGCAGGTCACACGATGGACACGATGAACTGGTGGCAGGCGATCTTCATCGGCGCCGCCCAAATCCTCGCGGCGGCGTTTCCCGGGGTCAGCCGATCGATGGCCACCATCGCCGCCGGTCAGGTCGCCGGTCTCACGCGTACCTCGGCGCTCGAGTTTTCGTTCTTCCTGTCGATCCCGGTCATGTTCGCTGCCACCGGCTTCAAGCTGCTGCAGGCGATCATGGGGCGTGGGTCCGACGAGGGAGAAACCCTCATCATGACGGGCCACCGATGGGGCGTGCTGGCGGTTGGGTTCGTCGTCTCCTTCTTCGTCGCCTGGGCGGTTATTGCATGGTTCATGGCGTGGGTGCGCAAACACGGGTTTACGCCGTTCGCGATCTACCGAATCGTCGTGGGCGTTGTAGTGTTGATCTGGGCAAGGGCGCTGTAAGCGTTACAAATTAGCGCCGCCTGCACGACCGGCATCTCCGCGCGGCATACGGGACCGATTCCGAACATAACGTTGGACGCTCACTGCGTTTGCCCATATAGTCATAAGATCATTTCGTGGGGTCTGCAGAATGGTCTTACATATCCTCCGGGCCTTGTTCATCCTCGTCATTTTTGGCGTGGGCATGTTCTTCCTTCAGCAAACCGGGTTTCGCCTCGGCATTGAAGGCGAGTGGAACTGGCTGATTCCCGCTGCGACGTTGGTTGTGGGCGTCATCGTCGTCTGCATCGATATCCTCGCGCCGCGCAAGAAGCTGGCGGTCTTTTCCGGCACGTTCCTCGGGCTGGTCGTGGGGTTGGTGCTGGCGTACGCGCTGAGCTTCGTCGTGCAGTTGCTGGTCGACCAATACCTGCCGCGCGGCCTGATGCAGCATCGCGAAGTGCTGACGCAGTTCTTCAACCTGGTAATCGGCGTGACCGCGTGCTACCTGTCGATCAGCTTCATCATGCAGACGAAGGACGACTTCCGCTTCATCATCCCCTTCGTCGAGTTCTCCAAGCAAACCAAGGGCGCCCGCCCGATCCTGCTCGACACGAGCGTGCTGATCGACGGGCGCATCGGTGACATCTGCGCCACCGGCATCCTCGAGAGCCAGCTGATCGTGCCGCGCTTCGTGCTGCTCGAGTTGCACCAGGTTGCCGACAGTGGCGACAAGCTGAAGCGCAACCGTGGCCGGCGCGGGCTGGACGTGCTGGCCAAGCTGCAAGGCAGCAGCCGGGTGTCGGTGGTGCTTTACGATTCGTCAGTACGGGAAGAGGAAAAGGACGCCCCGGTCGATACGCGACTGCTGAACCTGGCTAAAGACCTGAACGCGCGCGTGCTCACCAACGACTTCAACCTGAACAAGGTCGCCCAGCTCCGCGGTGTGGACGTCATCAACATCAACGACCTGGCCAACGCGCTCAAACCCGTGGTGCTGCCGGGCGAGAAGATGATCCTGCGCCTCGTGAAGCCCGGCGAAGAAGCCGGCCAGGGCGTGGGCTATTTGGAAGACGGCACGATGGTCGTCGTCGAACAGGGCCGCCAGCACGTGAACGAAGAGGTGGAGATCACCGTTACCAGCGCGCTGCAGACCAGTGCCGGCAAGATGATCTTCGGCCGATTGAACGAGGGTTACACGAGTGGCGGTGGCGGCAGCGCAAGCAGCCGCCCGCAACCGCGCTCGCGCGGCCGCGGTGAAGCCGCCGCCAACCCCGGTCCCGCGGCGCGATGAACGGCAGTTCCTTCCCGTTGCATGGCGTCCCGCCCATGCATGTGATGAAGCCGAATAATCCACTTGGTGGCAGGGGCTCGGTCGAAGCTGGCTGCCACCAATTACATCTTCTATTCGATCTACACGCATTGGCAGGACGCCATGCCACGGACGCAACGTCCACCCTCTCTCCGCTCGCCGCTGCTTCACCCGTTGCCAACGCCCCACGCGCGACATTAGCATCACGCACCTATGACCCTCCGCGACAGCCTTTCCGCCATCGGCCAAGATCAGGTGTTCCGCTTTTTCGACTCGCTTGACGCTGCCGGCAAGCAGAAGCTCACGAGCCAGTTGGAAGCACTTGATCCGCAGTACGTCAAGCACCTGGCCGAGACGCAGGTGAAGACGAAGGCGGCGCTGGATCTGCCGAAGGAGATCAAGCCGGTCACCGCATATCCGAACAAGCCCGACGCCAAGCACCGCGGCCTGTACGCCGACGCCGAACGACGCGGCCGCGAGCTGCTGCGTGCGGGTAAGGTCGCCGCGTTCCTGGTCGCCGGCGGCCAAGGCACGCGGCTGGGCTACGACGGGCCCAAGGGCGAGTACCCCGTGACGCCGGTAAAGGACAAGCCGTTGTTCCAGGTATTCGCCGAGCAGTTGATCGCGCACGGCCGCGAGTTCAGCAAGGCGATCCCTTGGTACATCATGACCAGCGACACCAACGACGCCGCCACGAAGGCCTTCTTCGAGAAACACGACTACTTCGGCCTTGATCGCGCCAACGTCGTCTTCTTCGTTCAGGGCATGATGCCCGCCTTCGCGTTCGACGGCACGATGCTGCTGGCCGAGAAGGACTCGCTGGCGCTGTCGGCCGACGGGCACGGTGGCAGCTTGCGGGCGTTGGCCAAGACGGGCGCGCTAGCCGACATGCGCAAGCGCGGCGTGGAACACCTCTCCTACTTTCAGGTCGACAACCCGCTCGTCCACGTCATCGACCCGCTCTTCATCGGCCTGCACGACCTCACCGGCTCGGAGATGAGCTCCAAGGCCATCCCCAAGGCCAACGCACTCGAAAAGGTCGGCAACTTCGTCATTGGCGACGGCAAGACGCAGGTGATCGAGTACAGCGACCTGCCTGAATCGCTGGCGGTGCAGACGAACGCGGACGGTTCGCTGAAGTTCAACACCGGTTCGATCGGCATCCACGCGCTGCGCGTCAGCTTCGTAGAAGCGCTGAATGCCGATGGTCAACTGAAGTTGCCATGGCACCGCGCGGAAAAGAAGGTGCCGTTCGTCGACGCCAGCGGCAACGTGGTGAAGCCCGAGAAGCCGAACGCCGTGAAGCTGGAGCAGTTCGTGTTCGACGCGATCCCGCTGGCGAAGAACGCGATCGTCTACACGACCGAACGTGCCGAGGAATTCAGCCCGGTGAAGAACGCGGATGGCGTCGACAGCCCCGCCACCAGTCGCCGCGACCAGAGCCGCCGCGCTGCCCGGTGGCTGATCGAATCCGGTGTCGAGGTGCCGCAGAAGTACGGCGAACCGGACGCCGCGATCGAGATCTCGCCCCTGTTCGCCGCCAACCAGCAACAGTTGGCCCAGAGGGCATCGTCGATCTCGGTGAAGGGGTGGCAGAACGTGTATTTGGAATAGCAGGCGTCCGTGGTCATGCTCTTTCCGGTCCCTCTCCCGCATGCTTCGGGAGAGGTTAGGTGAGGGTGATCCGAACTACTGACGACTCTCGGAAGAACGAATCACCCCCACCCAGCCTCCCCCGGAGTACCGGGAGAGGAGCCGGAGCGCGTCCCATCGGTCTAAGGGTGGGTCGAAGGCCCTCCGCGGCATACAATGCTTTCGTGCACGTGCTGTCGGCCATCTTCGCGTTGCTCGTCGCGATCGCGGGGTGGCACTACCTTTTCTACTCGCGGGCGGCCCACCGGCTTGGCGAGTTTGAAAACGAACGGCTGAACCAGCGGCGCATCCTTTTGCGGCGCATGGCCGGGCTCTGCATGCTGGCATTGGGCGCCTGCTTCTTCATCGGCTTCTGGGGCTTCGATCTCGACAACCTGCGCGGCCGGGCCGACACGTTCGTGCTGGTCTGGCTGGCCGTGGCGCTGTTGATCCTGATCCTCGTCGTCCTGGCCCTCATCGACCTCACATGGACCGCCCGCCTGCGCCGGCGAGCACGACTGGAACGGGATAAAATACAGTGACCGCTCTTTGCAAATTCTGCCTGCCCGCCTTGCTCTGGCTGCTGCTGCTGACCGGCTGCAACGATGCCGCGCCGACCGCCCTGCCGACCGTGCCGGTGCGCATCGGCCAGCAGACGTTCCAACTCGAGATCGCCAACGACGACGCCGAGCGGCAACAGGGCCTGATGCATCGCGATTCCATGCCGCCCAACCACGGCATGATCTTCGTCTTCCCCGACGAGCGCGAACGCGCCTTCTGGATGAAGAACACGAAGATCCCGCTCGACATCCTCTACCTCGACTCCGTCGGCACGATCGTCTCGATCCGCCAACTGAAGCCGTTCGATGAAACCTCGATCAGCAGCTGGTTTCCCGCGCGGTTCGCGATCGAACTAAATGAAGGCGCCGCCGACAAGAGCGGCGTGCGCGTCGGGCACGTCGTGAAGATTCCCGCGGTGGCGCGCGAGGTGGAGTAACTTCACTCCGCGCAGGACGGCGGGCTACCGCGCGAACCTGCTGTACGTCACCGCGTCCAGGTCCAACCCCGCCGCGTCCCCATGCTGATGCGCCACCGCGGCCAACCCGGCGGACATGGCGGCGTTGTCGGTGCAGTACTTCAGCAACGGGAAGAAGACCGGCAGTGGGAATCGCGCCAGGGCAGCCCGCAGGCCGGCGTTGGCGCTGACGCCACCGCCGACCACGATCGAGCGCGCGCCGACCTGCCGGGCCGCCCGGCGGATCTTCTCCGTCAGCACCGCGACGCACGCCGCCTGAAAGCCCGCGGCGATGTCGTCGATCTCCTGTTCATCCGGTGGCGACGTTCGCGGGGGTTTGCCCGGCACGCCGCGCACGTGGTACAGCAGCGCGGTCTTGATGCCGCTGAACGAAAAGTCGAGCGAGTCCCGGCCAAGCGTGGTGCGCGGGAACTGAAAACGCTTCGGGTCCCCCGCCGCCGCCAGCCGATCCAGAATCGGGCCACCCGGATAGGCCAGCCCGAGCGTCGCGGCGACCTTGTCGTAGGCTTCACCGACGGCGTCGTCGATCGTCGCGCCGATCAGGCGAACCTCGCGCCAACTGTCGATCGCGTACAACGCCGTGTGCCCACCACTGCAGACCAATCCCACCGCCGGAAACCGCACGTCGACCGCTTGGTCCAGCAGCACGCTGTACAGGTGCGCGTGGACGTGATCGATCGCGATGAGCGGCTTCCCCGCGGCCCACGCCAGCGTCTTCGCCGCGGTCACACCGACCAGCAGCGAGCCCACCAGTCCCGGCCGATGCGCAACCGCGACCGCATCCACCTCCGCCAAGCCACAATTGGCAGCCGCCAGCGCGTCCTGGACCACCGGCAGGATGTTCTCGATATGCGCCCGGCTGGCGATCTCCGGCACCACCCCGCGATACCGCGCGTGCAGTTCCACCTGCGTCGCGACCACGTTGCTCAACACGCGCGCGCCGTCCGCCACCACCGCGGCGGCGGTTTCATCGCAAGTGGATTCGATGCCGAGGATCAGGGGCATGAGAACCTTTCATGCACAGCGGAACGCGCTCCGGCCCCTCTCCCATGTACTCATGGGAGAGGTTGGGTGAGGGTGATTTGAACTGCTGGCGATTGCCGGAATATAGCAAACCACCCCCACCCAGCCTCCCCCGGAGTACCGGGAGAGGGGCCAGAGCTGCCGGTCGACGCTTATTGGGCCGGTGCGGTCGTCGTGGTCGCGGGCTTCTGATCACGCAGCACCAGTCGGCCGACGAGCGTTGTCACGGCGGTCTCCAGTTGGGCATCGATCTCCTGCGTGCTGGCCGTCGTGGTCGCGCGCGTCGTCGGTTGT
This region of Tepidisphaeraceae bacterium genomic DNA includes:
- a CDS encoding PIN domain-containing protein, whose amino-acid sequence is MFILVIFGVGMFFLQQTGFRLGIEGEWNWLIPAATLVVGVIVVCIDILAPRKKLAVFSGTFLGLVVGLVLAYALSFVVQLLVDQYLPRGLMQHREVLTQFFNLVIGVTACYLSISFIMQTKDDFRFIIPFVEFSKQTKGARPILLDTSVLIDGRIGDICATGILESQLIVPRFVLLELHQVADSGDKLKRNRGRRGLDVLAKLQGSSRVSVVLYDSSVREEEKDAPVDTRLLNLAKDLNARVLTNDFNLNKVAQLRGVDVININDLANALKPVVLPGEKMILRLVKPGEEAGQGVGYLEDGTMVVVEQGRQHVNEEVEITVTSALQTSAGKMIFGRLNEGYTSGGGGSASSRPQPRSRGRGEAAANPGPAAR
- a CDS encoding UDPGP type 1 family protein, which encodes MTLRDSLSAIGQDQVFRFFDSLDAAGKQKLTSQLEALDPQYVKHLAETQVKTKAALDLPKEIKPVTAYPNKPDAKHRGLYADAERRGRELLRAGKVAAFLVAGGQGTRLGYDGPKGEYPVTPVKDKPLFQVFAEQLIAHGREFSKAIPWYIMTSDTNDAATKAFFEKHDYFGLDRANVVFFVQGMMPAFAFDGTMLLAEKDSLALSADGHGGSLRALAKTGALADMRKRGVEHLSYFQVDNPLVHVIDPLFIGLHDLTGSEMSSKAIPKANALEKVGNFVIGDGKTQVIEYSDLPESLAVQTNADGSLKFNTGSIGIHALRVSFVEALNADGQLKLPWHRAEKKVPFVDASGNVVKPEKPNAVKLEQFVFDAIPLAKNAIVYTTERAEEFSPVKNADGVDSPATSRRDQSRRAARWLIESGVEVPQKYGEPDAAIEISPLFAANQQQLAQRASSISVKGWQNVYLE
- the tsaD gene encoding tRNA (adenosine(37)-N6)-threonylcarbamoyltransferase complex transferase subunit TsaD, yielding MPLILGIESTCDETAAAVVADGARVLSNVVATQVELHARYRGVVPEIASRAHIENILPVVQDALAAANCGLAEVDAVAVAHRPGLVGSLLVGVTAAKTLAWAAGKPLIAIDHVHAHLYSVLLDQAVDVRFPAVGLVCSGGHTALYAIDSWREVRLIGATIDDAVGEAYDKVAATLGLAYPGGPILDRLAAAGDPKRFQFPRTTLGRDSLDFSFSGIKTALLYHVRGVPGKPPRTSPPDEQEIDDIAAGFQAACVAVLTEKIRRAARQVGARSIVVGGGVSANAGLRAALARFPLPVFFPLLKYCTDNAAMSAGLAAVAHQHGDAAGLDLDAVTYSRFAR
- a CDS encoding DUF192 domain-containing protein, encoding MTALCKFCLPALLWLLLLTGCNDAAPTALPTVPVRIGQQTFQLEIANDDAERQQGLMHRDSMPPNHGMIFVFPDERERAFWMKNTKIPLDILYLDSVGTIVSIRQLKPFDETSISSWFPARFAIELNEGAADKSGVRVGHVVKIPAVAREVE
- a CDS encoding undecaprenyl-diphosphate phosphatase; translated protein: MNDYLISVILGIIEGLTEFLPVSSTAHLRLASALFNQPLDDPYWKMYSVVIQLGAVLAVVVYFWPRITDFVRSFPTGKGGQRTAFTHPLTLVIGAFLVTAGPAYLLDKTIGKNLENMQVIGWSLLIGGIVMWVVDVIYGRREERAAAAVTATATPPQDAAHTPAPVDDSTVASGHAGHTMDTMNWWQAIFIGAAQILAAAFPGVSRSMATIAAGQVAGLTRTSALEFSFFLSIPVMFAATGFKLLQAIMGRGSDEGETLIMTGHRWGVLAVGFVVSFFVAWAVIAWFMAWVRKHGFTPFAIYRIVVGVVVLIWARAL